In Harpia harpyja isolate bHarHar1 chromosome Z, bHarHar1 primary haplotype, whole genome shotgun sequence, a single window of DNA contains:
- the MKRN2OS gene encoding MKRN2 opposite strand protein isoform X2, with translation MAEAAILRVRHCGAAIFCRRPPSRCPACGRLLRGAGLPAAPVRLPSPFRHGHRQPRAFLLRPAAGTFLGGYDGGSDLHVGITSTHGVVYNYNEEGIHRAETGWEQCISIPLVQPDMFGLLQQWDKLLEEFSVGEAWLPHRLTVLMGFLPRSYIQMTSLLSVIRNGKHSQAHFQLFQLVCNIALDS, from the exons ATGGCGGAGGCCGCCATCCTGCGGGTGCGGCACTGCGGGGCCGCCATCTTCTGCCGCCGGCCGCCCTCCCGCTGCCCCGCCTGCGGCCGCCTCCTGCGCGGCGccgggctgcccgccgcccccgtccgcctccccagccccttccGCCACGGCCACCGCCAGCCCCGCGCCTTCCTCCTCCGGCCCGCCGCCGGCACCTTCCTCGG GGGCTACGACGGGGGATCCGACCTGCACGTCGGCATCACCAGTACTCACG GCGTGGTGTATAATTACAACGAAGAGGGCATTCACAGAGCTGAAACTGGATGGGAACAGTGCATTAGTATCCCACTAGTACAGCCAGACATGTTTGGGCTTCTTCAGCAGTGGGATAAGCTCCTAGAGGAATTTTCTGTGGGAGAGGCCTGGCTTCCTCACAG GCTGACTGTGCTGATGGGATTCTTGCCCAGATCCTACATCCAGATGACTTCTTTGTTGTCAGTGATCAGAAATGGGAAACACAGTCAGGCTCATTTCCAGCTCTTCCAGCTGGTTTGTAACATTGCTTTGGATAGTTAA
- the MKRN2OS gene encoding MKRN2 opposite strand protein isoform X1 has product MAEAAILRVRHCGAAIFCRRPPSRCPACGRLLRGAGLPAAPVRLPSPFRHGHRQPRAFLLRPAAGTFLGGYDGGSDLHVGITSTHGVVYNYNEEGIHRAETGWEQCISIPLVQPDMFGLLQQWDKLLEEFSVGEAWLPHRYDEHDHNCYTYALAFINSVLTAQGKRQMSKSEFTEKFVIPQTKKASKYITLHRELTANDFYIVPLPDQEKLC; this is encoded by the exons ATGGCGGAGGCCGCCATCCTGCGGGTGCGGCACTGCGGGGCCGCCATCTTCTGCCGCCGGCCGCCCTCCCGCTGCCCCGCCTGCGGCCGCCTCCTGCGCGGCGccgggctgcccgccgcccccgtccgcctccccagccccttccGCCACGGCCACCGCCAGCCCCGCGCCTTCCTCCTCCGGCCCGCCGCCGGCACCTTCCTCGG GGGCTACGACGGGGGATCCGACCTGCACGTCGGCATCACCAGTACTCACG GCGTGGTGTATAATTACAACGAAGAGGGCATTCACAGAGCTGAAACTGGATGGGAACAGTGCATTAGTATCCCACTAGTACAGCCAGACATGTTTGGGCTTCTTCAGCAGTGGGATAAGCTCCTAGAGGAATTTTCTGTGGGAGAGGCCTGGCTTCCTCACAG GTATGACGAACATGACCACAACTGCTACACGTACGCGCTGGCTTTCATTAACAGTGTGCTGACTGCACAAGGAAAACGGCAAATGAGTAAAAGTGAATTTACAGAGAAATTTGTGATCCCACAGACAAAGAAAGCTTCCAAATACATTACTCTGCATCGGGAGCTAACAGCTAATGATTTCTACATTGTACCCCTTCCCGATCAAGAAAAACTGTGCTGA
- the MKRN2OS gene encoding MKRN2 opposite strand protein isoform X3, whose protein sequence is MFGLLQQWDKLLEEFSVGEAWLPHRYDEHDHNCYTYALAFINSVLTAQGKRQMSKSEFTEKFVIPQTKKASKYITLHRELTANDFYIVPLPDQEKLC, encoded by the exons ATGTTTGGGCTTCTTCAGCAGTGGGATAAGCTCCTAGAGGAATTTTCTGTGGGAGAGGCCTGGCTTCCTCACAG GTATGACGAACATGACCACAACTGCTACACGTACGCGCTGGCTTTCATTAACAGTGTGCTGACTGCACAAGGAAAACGGCAAATGAGTAAAAGTGAATTTACAGAGAAATTTGTGATCCCACAGACAAAGAAAGCTTCCAAATACATTACTCTGCATCGGGAGCTAACAGCTAATGATTTCTACATTGTACCCCTTCCCGATCAAGAAAAACTGTGCTGA